One window of the Verrucomicrobiota bacterium genome contains the following:
- a CDS encoding glycoside hydrolase family 16 protein, whose product MNKLAAPLFTALLLLPLAALSAAEPAWKLTLEENFDGPELNPKIWNVETGKRRDATNSPQSVDLKDGKLVITTFTDEKGVTYCGFVTTRKKFHVTQGKAVARCRFSVQPGTQVAFWAQSPTYGKSGDPAKAAEDGVEIDIMETTGLMNGSYQYALHWGSYKAPTHKSTNRKFPAVVGDQWHEYGVEWDETGYRFTLDGKVVATDEKCPGSKVPEFLLFTSESTIKSWNGERPKEGYGSKQASKNIFEVDWVKAWERVPAAK is encoded by the coding sequence ATGAACAAACTCGCAGCCCCACTCTTCACCGCGCTGTTGCTGCTGCCGCTGGCAGCGCTCTCCGCCGCCGAACCGGCCTGGAAACTGACGCTCGAAGAGAATTTTGACGGCCCGGAACTGAACCCGAAAATCTGGAACGTTGAAACCGGCAAACGGCGCGATGCGACGAACTCGCCGCAGTCCGTTGACCTCAAAGACGGGAAACTGGTGATCACCACGTTCACCGATGAGAAGGGCGTGACGTATTGCGGATTTGTCACCACGCGCAAGAAATTCCATGTGACGCAGGGCAAGGCGGTGGCCCGCTGCCGGTTTTCCGTCCAGCCGGGCACCCAGGTCGCCTTCTGGGCGCAGTCGCCGACTTACGGAAAGTCGGGCGATCCCGCCAAGGCAGCGGAGGACGGGGTGGAGATTGACATCATGGAAACCACGGGGCTCATGAACGGCAGCTACCAATATGCGCTGCACTGGGGCAGCTACAAAGCGCCCACCCACAAATCCACCAACCGCAAATTCCCGGCGGTGGTGGGCGATCAGTGGCATGAGTACGGCGTGGAATGGGATGAGACCGGCTACCGGTTCACCCTGGATGGCAAGGTGGTGGCCACCGATGAAAAGTGTCCGGGCTCCAAGGTGCCCGAGTTTCTTTTATTCACCAGCGAATCCACCATCAAGTCGTGGAACGGCGAGCGCCCCAAGGAAGGCTATGGATCCAAGCAGGCCTCCAAAAATATCTTCGAGGTGGATTGGGTGAAGGCGTGGGAACGCGTGCCGGCCGCGAAGTAG